Proteins encoded within one genomic window of Planctomycetota bacterium:
- a CDS encoding STAS domain-containing protein: protein MDKTSSSAIQITHDGGVKKITFTQRSIIEEGIISQIGKDIVALIDSTPKPKVLISFAGVDHLSSAALGVLITCHNRVKSKDGQLQLSDISKPIFEIFKITKLNKMFQIVDSVEIAMKNFK, encoded by the coding sequence ATGGATAAAACTTCTTCAAGCGCCATTCAGATCACGCACGACGGGGGGGTGAAGAAAATCACCTTCACGCAGCGCAGCATCATTGAAGAGGGCATTATCAGCCAGATCGGCAAGGACATTGTGGCATTGATCGACAGCACCCCCAAGCCGAAGGTCCTGATTTCCTTCGCCGGAGTGGATCACCTTTCCTCAGCGGCACTTGGAGTTCTGATTACATGCCATAACCGCGTGAAGTCGAAGGATGGGCAACTTCAATTGAGCGATATCTCGAAGCCGATCTTCGAGATCTTCAAAATCACCAAATTGAACAAGATGTTCCAAATCGTTGATTCTGTCGAAATTGCCATGAAGAACTTCAAGTAA
- a CDS encoding ATP-binding protein has product MQIYLQDQTLTDLRRDLESVQKGVAATLIEHNYTEFAQFSIRLCLEEAIVNAFRHGNCNDPHKVVKFRCRISDELAEFEVQDQGAGFDPSCVPDPTAEENLEIPSGRGIMLMRAYMSEVSYDPPGNTLHMSYKNGPDRPV; this is encoded by the coding sequence ATGCAAATATATCTCCAAGATCAAACGTTGACGGATCTTCGGAGAGATCTGGAATCGGTGCAAAAAGGTGTGGCCGCCACTTTGATCGAGCACAACTACACCGAGTTCGCTCAGTTCTCCATCCGTCTCTGCCTTGAGGAGGCGATCGTGAACGCCTTCCGTCACGGCAATTGCAACGACCCTCACAAGGTGGTCAAGTTCCGATGCAGGATCAGCGACGAGCTCGCTGAGTTCGAGGTGCAGGACCAGGGGGCCGGATTCGATCCGAGCTGCGTCCCCGATCCGACCGCCGAGGAAAATCTGGAGATCCCTTCGGGCCGCGGCATCATGTTGATGCGCGCCTACATGAGCGAGGTCTCCTACGACCCGCCGGGCAACACCCTGCACATGAGCTACAAGAACGGGCCGGATCGGCCGGTGTGA
- the rsmA gene encoding 16S rRNA (adenine(1518)-N(6)/adenine(1519)-N(6))-dimethyltransferase RsmA, whose translation MQTLSEIKGLLLSRGLRPRHRFGQNFLHDHNVLRTLLSAAKIRQGEVILEVGPGTGVLTDLLVEAGAEVIACELDRDLALLMRERFGKRIRLIEGDCLAGKHSLNPEITALIDGRTFRLIANLPYQAATPLIATLMNDFPNCEGMIVTIQREVAQRLAAAPGTHDMGLLSVMAQFYAVIRKVADIRPGSFWPEPEVDSAIIEIAPHKPRPTPPARMHELLECAYQHRRKQLGSSLGDRFRFPEGFDRTRRPETLSVAEWVALANFQT comes from the coding sequence GTGCAAACGCTCTCCGAAATCAAGGGCCTGCTTCTGTCGCGCGGACTCCGGCCGCGCCACCGCTTCGGCCAGAACTTCCTGCACGACCACAATGTCCTGCGCACGCTGCTCAGCGCCGCCAAGATCCGGCAGGGCGAAGTCATCCTCGAGGTCGGACCCGGCACGGGAGTCCTCACCGACCTGCTGGTCGAGGCCGGCGCCGAAGTCATCGCCTGCGAGCTGGACCGCGACCTGGCGCTGCTGATGCGAGAACGCTTCGGCAAGCGCATCCGGCTGATCGAGGGCGATTGCCTGGCCGGCAAGCACTCGCTCAATCCCGAAATCACCGCGCTCATCGATGGCCGTACCTTCCGCCTGATCGCCAACCTGCCCTACCAGGCGGCCACGCCGCTCATCGCCACGCTGATGAACGACTTTCCCAATTGCGAAGGCATGATCGTCACCATCCAGCGCGAGGTCGCCCAGCGCCTGGCCGCCGCACCCGGCACGCACGACATGGGATTGCTCAGCGTGATGGCGCAGTTCTACGCCGTCATCCGCAAGGTCGCCGACATCCGGCCCGGAAGTTTCTGGCCGGAGCCCGAGGTCGACAGCGCCATCATCGAGATCGCGCCGCACAAGCCGCGCCCAACGCCACCGGCGCGAATGCATGAACTCCTGGAGTGCGCCTACCAGCACCGCCGCAAGCAGCTCGGCTCGAGCCTGGGTGATCGCTTCAGGTTTCCGGAGGGGTTCGACCGCACGCGGCGCCCCGAGACGCTCTCGGTGGCGGAGTGGGTCGCATTGGCAAATTTTCAAACGTGA
- a CDS encoding DUF4139 domain-containing protein → MIELLLAACLAADAPADGVSLTVYSTADAASFDPQTWIAQQRQGYNPTAAYEVPGFGVIREIRGVDMPQGAGSLAFTDVAAFIDPTTVAFEDLTDPATVVTNQRFEFDLVSPEKLLEKYIDHPISAMVDMNTAPMNVEGTLLAARNGQLVVQSASGGVQLVNQANASITLGALPGGLRTRPTLLWDVISASAGSHKIRTSYQTSGITWRADYNLILDPTDTKADMTAWVTMLNVSGRAYDKAQLKLIAGDVQRVQPGFRRGGRAPMPMAAAKNMEASDTGFQEKAFFEFHLYTLPRPANIPENSSEQISLFPAARNIPIERILVYEGSDMGGFGGGMVDDPGFGATGKTKVDVYVRFKNEAAANLGMPLPAGKLRVSKRDDSDGTLEFIGEDLIGHTPKDEKVLVRLGSAFDVVGSRTQTDFKSDRGRREITESFKIEIRNRKDKPVTVIVREPLYRWSNWEVTASSQPFEKKNASNIEFTLDVPANSEKLITYTVRYRW, encoded by the coding sequence ATGATCGAACTTCTCCTCGCCGCGTGCCTTGCCGCCGACGCCCCCGCCGACGGCGTGAGCCTGACCGTCTATTCCACCGCCGACGCCGCCAGCTTCGATCCGCAGACCTGGATCGCACAGCAGCGCCAGGGCTACAACCCCACCGCCGCCTACGAAGTCCCCGGCTTCGGCGTGATCCGCGAGATCCGCGGCGTGGACATGCCCCAAGGCGCGGGCTCGCTGGCCTTCACCGATGTCGCAGCCTTCATCGACCCCACCACCGTCGCCTTCGAGGATCTCACCGACCCCGCGACCGTGGTCACCAATCAGCGCTTCGAGTTCGACCTGGTCAGCCCGGAAAAGTTGCTGGAGAAATACATCGACCACCCGATCTCCGCCATGGTGGACATGAACACCGCTCCAATGAACGTGGAAGGCACGCTGCTGGCGGCCCGAAATGGCCAGCTGGTCGTGCAATCAGCTAGCGGAGGCGTGCAACTGGTGAACCAGGCCAACGCGTCGATCACCCTCGGCGCGCTGCCGGGCGGCCTGCGCACCCGCCCCACCCTGCTCTGGGACGTGATCTCGGCGAGCGCGGGCTCGCACAAAATCCGCACCAGCTACCAGACTTCCGGCATCACCTGGCGCGCCGACTACAACCTGATCCTGGATCCAACCGACACCAAAGCCGACATGACCGCGTGGGTGACCATGCTCAATGTCTCGGGCCGCGCCTACGACAAGGCGCAACTCAAGCTGATCGCCGGCGACGTGCAGCGCGTGCAGCCCGGCTTCCGCCGTGGGGGCAGGGCTCCCATGCCGATGGCCGCCGCCAAGAACATGGAGGCCAGCGATACCGGCTTCCAGGAGAAGGCCTTCTTCGAGTTCCACCTCTACACGCTGCCGCGGCCGGCCAATATTCCGGAGAACTCCAGCGAGCAGATCTCGCTCTTCCCCGCGGCCCGCAACATCCCCATCGAGAGGATCCTGGTCTATGAGGGCTCCGACATGGGCGGCTTTGGCGGCGGCATGGTCGATGACCCCGGTTTCGGGGCGACGGGCAAGACCAAGGTGGACGTGTACGTGCGCTTCAAGAACGAGGCGGCCGCCAACCTAGGCATGCCGCTGCCCGCGGGCAAGCTGCGCGTCTCCAAGCGCGACGACAGCGACGGCACGCTGGAGTTCATCGGCGAGGACCTGATCGGCCACACCCCCAAGGATGAGAAGGTTCTGGTGCGCCTGGGCTCCGCCTTCGATGTGGTCGGCAGCCGCACCCAGACCGACTTCAAGTCCGACCGCGGCCGCCGCGAGATCACCGAGTCCTTCAAGATCGAGATCCGCAATCGCAAGGACAAGCCCGTGACCGTGATCGTGCGCGAGCCGCTCTACCGCTGGAGCAACTGGGAGGTCACCGCCAGCAGCCAGCCCTTCGAGAAGAAGAACGCCAGCAACATCGAGTTCACCCTGGATGTGCCCGCAAACTCCGAGAAGCTGATCACCTACACCGTGCGCTACCGCTGGTGA
- a CDS encoding sulfite exporter TauE/SafE family protein, with product MRDANPILFDLIIIAVSALSGCFGSMLGLGGGAILIPVLVTGMGVDVKSAIAASLVAVVTTSGAAALIRGRNSMSNYRVGITLEVVAGLGAIVGAGLATIAPGDLLTMLFGVSLLVTAAMSWRGVVDPTERLPQSRGSRLLQLDGVEETADGPRIYRVQRVPAGLGVMTIAGILSGMLGIGSGAFKVAAMDTCMRMPFRVSTITSNFMIGITAASGVMVYLRGGKIDPTIAGPVLIGIVPGAMLGSWLVPRIKVGLLKKIFLIVIILIGLQMMFRGGMELLK from the coding sequence GTGCGCGACGCGAACCCAATCCTGTTCGACCTGATCATCATCGCGGTCAGCGCGCTCAGCGGATGCTTCGGGTCGATGCTGGGGCTGGGCGGCGGCGCGATTCTGATTCCAGTGCTGGTCACGGGCATGGGCGTCGACGTGAAGAGCGCGATCGCTGCAAGTCTGGTGGCCGTGGTCACCACCAGCGGCGCGGCGGCGCTGATCCGCGGGCGCAATTCGATGTCCAACTACCGCGTGGGCATCACGCTGGAGGTGGTCGCGGGGCTCGGAGCCATCGTTGGGGCGGGGCTGGCCACGATTGCGCCGGGCGACCTGCTGACGATGCTGTTCGGAGTCAGCCTGTTGGTCACGGCCGCAATGTCGTGGCGCGGCGTTGTGGATCCCACCGAGCGGCTTCCGCAGTCGCGAGGCTCGAGGCTGCTGCAGCTGGATGGCGTGGAGGAAACTGCGGATGGCCCGCGCATCTACCGCGTGCAGCGGGTGCCGGCGGGACTGGGCGTGATGACGATCGCCGGGATCCTGAGCGGCATGCTGGGCATCGGCTCCGGCGCGTTCAAGGTGGCGGCCATGGACACCTGCATGCGCATGCCCTTTCGGGTGAGCACGATCACGAGCAATTTCATGATCGGCATCACCGCGGCCAGCGGCGTGATGGTCTACCTGCGCGGCGGCAAGATCGACCCGACCATCGCGGGGCCGGTGCTGATCGGCATCGTGCCCGGGGCGATGCTGGGATCGTGGCTCGTCCCAAGAATCAAAGTCGGACTGCTCAAGAAGATCTTCCTGATTGTGATCATTCTGATCGGCCTACAGATGATGTTCAGGGGCGGCATGGAGCTTTTGAAATGA
- a CDS encoding DUF1634 domain-containing protein, whose protein sequence is MTPPTDGSADPQSRQVADEIAYLRSRQLQPVFRVMQNVLLWVLTIVSIALICTGQGMAWARGMSHADIRAAVASWSTPADYLHAVGSVNPAAMMMLGILCGIAMPFLRTMVVACGFLQQRNWLHVALSLLVIAIMLLGLWVK, encoded by the coding sequence ATGACGCCGCCGACGGATGGGTCCGCTGATCCGCAATCAAGGCAGGTGGCCGACGAAATCGCCTATCTGCGCTCGCGACAGCTGCAACCGGTCTTCCGCGTGATGCAGAACGTGCTGCTGTGGGTGCTGACCATCGTCTCCATCGCGCTGATCTGCACGGGGCAGGGGATGGCGTGGGCGCGAGGCATGTCGCACGCGGACATCCGCGCGGCGGTCGCAAGCTGGAGCACGCCGGCGGATTACCTCCACGCCGTCGGAAGCGTGAACCCCGCGGCGATGATGATGCTGGGCATCCTGTGTGGCATCGCGATGCCCTTCCTGCGCACGATGGTGGTCGCGTGCGGATTCCTGCAGCAGCGCAACTGGCTCCACGTCGCGCTGTCGCTGCTGGTGATCGCAATCATGCTGCTGGGGTTGTGGGTCAAATAG